Proteins from a genomic interval of Sporomusaceae bacterium:
- a CDS encoding glycosyltransferase family 4 protein, whose translation MSEPPVICHLTSVHSPHDVRITVKECTSLRKKGYGVHLVHLGSPVEPINGICLHAAGPLEESRLQRMFFGVWRVFSVAVRLKAQIYHFHDPELLFVGLFLKLLGKKVVYDVHEDVPRQTLSKHWIDQRLRRLMSKTIEIIEAVAGRCFDAVVVATPYIGERFAAINRNTFVINNFPINGELAGDASLDGERRREVCYVGGISVDRGIKEMVSAAEKAQVKLILAGEFSNAAERAEVESMPGWKDVEALGFVGRQQVREILTQSIAGLVVLRPIVNYFVSQPIKMFEYMAAGIPVIASDFPLWKEIVEGHECGICVDPLDGGAVAAAIEWILDNPTEARLMGERGRRAVLDVYNWEREEEKLYSLYEGLSGKATV comes from the coding sequence ATGAGCGAGCCCCCGGTTATTTGCCATTTGACATCTGTCCACTCGCCCCATGATGTGCGAATTACGGTTAAAGAATGTACATCACTGCGAAAAAAAGGCTATGGAGTGCATCTCGTACACCTGGGTTCGCCCGTCGAGCCGATTAACGGTATTTGCCTTCACGCTGCCGGGCCCCTGGAGGAATCCAGGTTGCAGCGGATGTTTTTCGGCGTATGGCGGGTTTTTTCTGTTGCTGTACGCCTTAAAGCGCAAATCTACCACTTTCACGACCCGGAATTATTGTTCGTTGGCCTGTTTCTCAAGCTTCTAGGCAAGAAGGTAGTATATGATGTTCATGAAGATGTCCCGCGGCAAACACTCTCGAAGCACTGGATCGACCAACGGTTGCGGCGATTAATGTCCAAAACAATCGAAATTATCGAGGCCGTGGCCGGGCGATGCTTTGACGCGGTAGTTGTCGCGACGCCATATATTGGCGAAAGGTTTGCCGCGATAAACAGAAACACGTTTGTCATCAACAACTTTCCCATCAACGGAGAACTTGCGGGCGATGCAAGTCTGGACGGCGAACGGCGGCGGGAGGTATGTTACGTTGGCGGCATATCTGTAGACCGGGGCATAAAAGAAATGGTATCCGCTGCTGAAAAAGCTCAAGTTAAGCTTATTCTTGCGGGGGAATTCTCGAACGCAGCCGAGCGGGCGGAGGTCGAGTCAATGCCCGGCTGGAAGGATGTCGAAGCTTTAGGTTTTGTCGGCCGCCAGCAGGTAAGGGAAATATTGACGCAATCGATAGCGGGCCTTGTAGTTCTCCGTCCCATTGTCAACTACTTTGTATCACAGCCGATTAAAATGTTCGAATATATGGCAGCAGGTATACCGGTGATCGCTTCCGATTTTCCTTTATGGAAAGAAATTGTCGAAGGGCATGAATGCGGTATCTGTGTCGACCCGCTGGATGGCGGCGCCGTTGCTGCCGCCATCGAATGGATACTGGACAACCCTACGGAAGCCAGACTAATGGGTGAACGCGGCCGGCGGGCAGTTCTCGATGTTTATAACTGGGAGCGGGAAGAAGAAAAACTGTACAGCCTTTATGAGGGTTTGTCCGGTAAAGCTACTGTGTGA
- a CDS encoding Wzz/FepE/Etk N-terminal domain-containing protein: MKTEECQQKKTSQGAYNLLSVVRQAKWLILIITFICLAGSLAYIQTRKPVYVSEAAFQFCEYNDTGVGRQLTLGNPEAVLVDLTNKFGPKTQQSPYLVVQMEKSTLKMRAYGTDPAETKKFLEGIVSRTEQDNAKHYNAMVRKQDELMASLKSQRQSIVDALTNLNSKAGDGLYDGISVPLLMRLQYDLDQRIYLTEFNVVKPPLIVQPPTLLQGSQAGRLYFIVLSILVGFGGGITLVLARNYFRNLSGHRQA; encoded by the coding sequence ATGAAGACAGAGGAATGCCAGCAAAAAAAAACCAGTCAGGGTGCCTATAATCTGTTATCGGTAGTTCGTCAAGCCAAATGGCTGATCCTGATTATTACCTTTATTTGTTTGGCAGGTTCTTTAGCCTACATTCAGACAAGAAAGCCAGTTTATGTAAGCGAGGCGGCCTTTCAGTTCTGCGAATATAACGATACTGGCGTTGGCCGTCAGCTTACCCTCGGAAACCCCGAAGCCGTCTTGGTTGATTTGACGAATAAGTTCGGCCCGAAAACGCAGCAGTCCCCCTACCTTGTCGTTCAAATGGAAAAATCGACGCTTAAGATGCGGGCATATGGCACGGACCCGGCGGAGACAAAGAAATTCCTCGAAGGTATCGTTAGCCGGACCGAGCAAGATAATGCCAAGCATTACAATGCGATGGTAAGAAAACAGGATGAATTAATGGCATCCCTGAAAAGCCAGCGGCAATCCATTGTCGATGCATTGACCAACCTGAATTCCAAAGCCGGTGACGGGTTGTATGACGGTATTTCCGTGCCTTTGTTGATGAGGTTGCAGTATGATCTGGACCAAAGGATATATCTCACCGAATTTAACGTGGTAAAACCGCCGCTTATTGTTCAGCCGCCTACCTTACTCCAAGGTTCTCAGGCGGGGCGGCTCTACTTTATTGTCTTGAGCATTCTCGTCGGCTTTGGTGGGGGAATAACACTAGTTTTGGCGCGGAATTATTTTAGAAACCTGTCCGGCCATCGGCAAGCCTGA
- the wecB gene encoding UDP-N-acetylglucosamine 2-epimerase (non-hydrolyzing), translating to MKIATVVGARPQFVKASVVSKAIEEYNSSCSGSPIEEILINTGQHYDSNMSAVFFDEMRIPKPGYSLGIGGGLQGAMTGRMIEKLENIMLQLKPDVVLVYGDTNSTLAGALAAVKLHIPVAHVEAGLRSFNMNMPEEINRILTDRISQWLFCPTATAVENLKREGFIMSHHSGNGNNNPRLTLIGDVMYDAALYYRTMAVASPTVDSLIRQLGRKHFYLATVHRAENTDDSDALGDIFRALNTIARKTPVILPLHPRTKKLINCQRINIQNITLIDPVGYFDMIMLLENCLGVFTDSGGLQKEAYFFLKPCITLRQETEWIELVNNGCNILAGADYESIINAERNMGEMAVKHDEAFFGDGHAGAKIVRYLAME from the coding sequence ATGAAAATCGCAACGGTTGTCGGTGCCAGACCGCAATTTGTCAAAGCTTCGGTCGTATCCAAAGCCATCGAAGAATATAACAGCAGCTGTTCAGGTTCTCCCATTGAAGAGATACTCATAAATACCGGCCAGCACTATGACTCCAACATGTCCGCTGTTTTTTTCGACGAAATGCGTATCCCCAAGCCGGGTTATTCGTTAGGCATAGGCGGCGGGTTGCAGGGCGCCATGACCGGCAGAATGATTGAAAAGCTGGAAAATATCATGTTACAGCTCAAGCCTGACGTTGTCTTAGTCTATGGAGATACGAATTCAACTTTGGCCGGAGCTCTTGCCGCCGTAAAACTTCATATTCCGGTTGCCCACGTCGAGGCGGGGTTGCGTTCGTTCAACATGAACATGCCTGAGGAAATCAACAGGATATTGACCGATAGGATTTCGCAGTGGCTGTTTTGTCCCACCGCCACAGCGGTCGAGAATCTGAAGCGTGAAGGCTTTATTATGAGCCATCACAGTGGCAATGGCAATAATAACCCCCGACTGACCCTTATCGGCGATGTTATGTACGACGCGGCCCTATATTATCGCACGATGGCGGTAGCTAGTCCGACGGTGGATAGTCTGATTCGTCAACTCGGCCGGAAACATTTTTATCTGGCAACCGTGCACCGGGCCGAGAACACAGATGACTCGGATGCGTTAGGCGACATATTCCGCGCCCTGAACACCATAGCCAGAAAAACACCGGTTATTTTACCTCTTCATCCCCGTACGAAGAAACTAATCAACTGTCAGCGGATAAATATTCAAAACATTACTCTCATTGACCCTGTCGGCTATTTTGATATGATAATGCTGCTGGAAAACTGTCTCGGCGTGTTTACCGACAGCGGCGGATTGCAAAAAGAGGCGTATTTCTTTTTAAAGCCATGTATCACCTTGCGGCAGGAGACCGAATGGATAGAACTAGTTAATAACGGTTGTAACATTTTAGCGGGAGCAGACTATGAAAGCATAATCAATGCCGAGAGAAACATGGGCGAAATGGCAGTAAAGCATGACGAAGCGTTCTTTGGCGATGGACATGCCGGCGCGAAAATAGTCCGATACCTGGCAATGGAATAA
- the murJ gene encoding murein biosynthesis integral membrane protein MurJ produces the protein MVSRIIGLIREMVFAAFFGVSADMDVFLLAQVLPCTISTVLATSILAAFIPVYSRHMAKNGLQAGSELANRIVSGIFALATVFSILAYFAAPGLAALLVPDWPQETRTKTIELVRILLPCFTGTLLLAVFNGVQQAGHRFIFPYLGPIVFNLTIVVSVLVFGTTGNIYVLGNATTVGVLLQIMIQLYGLNQMHFKFSFVQPTSIFPKELMAFLLPALMVTIIVDAAFIIDRMFVSLLPTGSIAALNYAYRVNSLTVNLVANSIAAGSYPVIAACVGRADYNEMNRNIGLSIRMALFATIPAMVLILAFSEPIIDLLFQRGSFGATAVAKTSMALFFLSFGMLGAGVLGILGQANCALQKSGLLLRVAAAMITVKLALSLAFVRIMAADGLALATSGAYLVGGGALLWLWNKDSNTAGAKIWRSAKQSIVAAGIMGLSSKVFFYLVGIAILPAIMSSPIMADRVGLIVTVCFAGAVYLGVLAYVKSEGFEWAREIFLRSKTKLEILWR, from the coding sequence GTGGTTAGCCGGATAATCGGTCTGATCCGTGAAATGGTTTTTGCTGCTTTTTTCGGGGTATCTGCTGACATGGATGTATTTCTGCTGGCCCAGGTCTTACCCTGTACAATAAGCACTGTCTTAGCCACAAGTATCCTTGCGGCCTTTATTCCTGTGTATAGCCGCCATATGGCCAAAAACGGCCTACAAGCGGGAAGTGAATTGGCTAACAGGATTGTATCCGGTATATTTGCGCTGGCTACTGTATTTTCGATTTTAGCATATTTTGCCGCCCCCGGACTCGCCGCATTGTTGGTGCCAGACTGGCCGCAAGAAACCCGTACGAAGACAATCGAGCTCGTGCGGATATTGCTTCCATGTTTCACCGGTACACTTTTGCTGGCCGTATTTAACGGTGTTCAACAAGCCGGTCATCGTTTTATTTTTCCGTATCTCGGGCCAATAGTTTTTAACCTCACAATAGTAGTCAGTGTTTTGGTATTTGGCACTACCGGCAATATTTACGTACTGGGAAATGCGACGACAGTAGGCGTATTGTTACAAATTATGATACAATTATATGGTCTGAACCAAATGCATTTTAAGTTTAGCTTCGTCCAACCGACATCCATATTTCCGAAAGAACTAATGGCTTTTCTGTTACCGGCGCTCATGGTTACGATAATTGTCGACGCTGCCTTCATTATTGACCGGATGTTTGTGTCCTTATTACCGACCGGCAGCATTGCTGCCCTAAACTATGCCTACCGGGTGAACTCCTTGACCGTCAACCTTGTAGCCAACTCGATCGCCGCTGGTTCATACCCGGTTATAGCTGCCTGCGTCGGCCGGGCCGATTATAACGAAATGAACCGGAACATAGGCTTAAGTATCCGCATGGCCTTGTTCGCCACAATTCCGGCAATGGTGCTGATACTGGCCTTTTCGGAACCTATTATTGACTTGCTGTTTCAGCGCGGTTCATTTGGGGCGACTGCCGTAGCCAAGACGAGCATGGCACTATTTTTTCTCTCATTCGGAATGCTCGGTGCCGGTGTCTTGGGTATTTTGGGACAAGCAAACTGTGCGCTGCAGAAATCCGGCCTTCTGTTGAGGGTAGCAGCGGCTATGATTACCGTCAAATTAGCATTGAGTCTTGCTTTTGTGAGAATCATGGCGGCAGATGGTCTGGCTCTGGCAACTTCCGGCGCCTATCTAGTAGGTGGAGGAGCGCTACTTTGGTTGTGGAACAAGGATAGCAACACTGCAGGCGCGAAAATCTGGCGGTCGGCTAAACAGAGCATTGTTGCGGCTGGCATTATGGGCCTCAGTTCAAAAGTTTTTTTCTATCTTGTTGGTATCGCTATTCTTCCGGCAATAATGTCGTCCCCAATAATGGCTGATAGAGTGGGGCTTATTGTGACCGTCTGCTTCGCCGGAGCGGTATATTTGGGAGTACTCGCTTATGTTAAATCAGAGGGTTTTGAATGGGCCAGGGAAATTTTTTTGCGGAGCAAAACGAAACTGGAAATCCTATGGCGATAG
- a CDS encoding UDP-glucose/GDP-mannose dehydrogenase family protein, whose translation MNITIIGTGYVGLVTGACLADVGNNVVCVDKDENKIQALKNGIIPIYEPGLENLIKSNCAEGRLVFVTSLLQVEHDTDFYFIAVGTPQRQNGEANLDYIFEAVAEVGEHIKDYCVVITKSTVPVGTTDKIERLIRRELEKRNCNIDIDVVNNPEFLKQGAAVSDFMKPDRVIVGCKGDRARHMMSQLYAPFVRSHDRLLFMDVRASEMTKYAANCMLATKISFMNEVAMICDQFGVDVEEVRKGIGSDSRIGYSFIYPGCGYGGSCFPKDIKALIQMAKEHNFDPQILTAVDGRNERQKQVLVEKVSNRFGADLSGRKFAVWGLSFKPDTDDMREAPSIPLLRGLINMGANIVAYDQKAVKTAESVLPQEWFAQKRLTFAKGQYDAVDGVDAVILVTEWKPFRTPDFKQMRKRMRLPVIFDGRNQYDPQVAEQYGFEYYGIGRQGGKVSAENSAG comes from the coding sequence ATGAATATCACTATTATCGGTACAGGATACGTAGGTCTGGTAACGGGAGCTTGTCTCGCAGATGTGGGAAATAATGTCGTCTGTGTTGACAAAGACGAAAATAAAATCCAGGCATTGAAGAATGGCATAATCCCCATTTATGAGCCTGGACTGGAAAATCTCATAAAAAGCAATTGCGCCGAAGGGCGCCTGGTATTTGTAACATCGCTCTTGCAGGTTGAGCACGATACGGACTTCTATTTTATTGCTGTCGGCACACCGCAACGACAGAATGGCGAAGCCAACCTCGACTATATCTTTGAGGCGGTTGCCGAAGTAGGCGAGCATATTAAAGACTACTGCGTCGTTATTACTAAATCAACCGTACCCGTGGGAACGACCGATAAAATAGAACGTCTGATTCGGCGCGAACTGGAAAAGCGGAACTGTAACATAGATATCGACGTTGTAAACAATCCCGAATTTCTTAAACAAGGGGCAGCGGTGTCAGACTTTATGAAACCTGACAGGGTTATTGTCGGTTGTAAAGGCGACCGGGCACGGCATATGATGAGCCAGCTATATGCTCCTTTCGTTAGAAGCCATGATAGGCTGCTGTTTATGGATGTCCGGGCTTCAGAAATGACAAAATATGCGGCCAACTGCATGCTGGCTACTAAGATATCCTTCATGAACGAAGTAGCAATGATCTGCGACCAATTCGGCGTCGATGTTGAAGAAGTGCGCAAAGGCATTGGATCGGACAGTCGTATTGGCTATTCCTTCATCTACCCAGGATGCGGCTATGGGGGATCATGTTTTCCGAAAGACATTAAAGCTCTTATTCAAATGGCCAAGGAACATAACTTTGATCCGCAAATACTGACGGCCGTCGATGGGCGCAATGAAAGACAAAAGCAGGTTCTTGTCGAAAAAGTTTCCAACAGATTTGGCGCCGATTTGAGCGGGAGAAAATTCGCCGTTTGGGGCCTCTCATTCAAGCCAGATACGGACGATATGCGGGAAGCGCCATCCATACCATTGTTGCGCGGGCTTATAAACATGGGGGCTAACATCGTAGCATATGATCAGAAGGCGGTAAAGACGGCCGAATCCGTTCTGCCACAGGAATGGTTTGCCCAAAAGCGGCTTACATTCGCGAAGGGGCAGTATGACGCGGTTGATGGAGTTGATGCGGTAATTCTGGTAACCGAGTGGAAACCGTTCCGCACGCCGGACTTCAAACAGATGAGGAAAAGGATGCGCTTGCCGGTAATCTTTGACGGTCGAAATCAATATGATCCCCAAGTGGCTGAACAATATGGTTTTGAATACTATGGCATTGGACGTCAGGGGGGCAAGGTAAGTGCAGAAAATTCCGCTGGTTGA
- a CDS encoding DegT/DnrJ/EryC1/StrS family aminotransferase, which produces MQKIPLVDLVAQYQSIKLEIQERMNAILDKASFIMGPDVTQFEEEFASYCGIPNCLTVANGTDALLLALKAIGIRPGDYVITVPNTFIASSECITNIGAHPEFVDIDPRTYLMDAEKLEAKIKELIMRKLPIKAVIAVHLYGQPCEMDAIMDVVRRYNLKLLEDSAQAHGAKYKGQPIGSFGDAACFSFYPGKNLGAYGDGGAVITPDNTIAENVSMLRNHGRHRTAKYEHEIEGYNSRLDTIQAAVLSVKLKHLEKWTEQRIANAALYSQLLRDCPDIVVPYVARDARHVYHLYVVRSPKRDALMRKLADNGIACGVHYPIPLHLQPAYRYLGYKPGDFPQAEAACAEIFSLPMYPELTSTQIEYICDTIKLV; this is translated from the coding sequence GTGCAGAAAATTCCGCTGGTTGACCTTGTTGCGCAGTATCAATCTATTAAGCTGGAGATTCAGGAAAGAATGAACGCTATTCTGGATAAGGCTTCTTTTATAATGGGACCGGATGTCACGCAATTTGAGGAAGAATTTGCCTCCTACTGCGGAATACCCAATTGTTTAACCGTCGCCAACGGTACCGACGCGTTGCTGCTTGCCCTTAAGGCCATAGGCATTCGGCCGGGGGATTACGTCATAACTGTTCCCAACACTTTCATTGCCTCCAGTGAATGTATCACCAATATCGGGGCGCATCCTGAATTTGTCGATATTGATCCGCGAACTTACCTCATGGACGCCGAGAAACTGGAAGCAAAGATTAAAGAATTGATCATGCGCAAACTTCCGATCAAAGCGGTTATTGCCGTCCACCTTTACGGCCAGCCATGCGAAATGGATGCTATCATGGATGTTGTTCGTAGATATAACCTCAAATTATTGGAGGATTCGGCCCAAGCACACGGTGCCAAATATAAGGGACAACCTATCGGCAGTTTCGGCGATGCAGCCTGCTTCAGTTTCTATCCGGGCAAAAACCTGGGGGCGTACGGAGACGGTGGGGCGGTTATCACCCCTGACAATACTATCGCAGAAAACGTCTCAATGCTCCGCAATCATGGCCGGCACAGAACGGCTAAATACGAGCACGAAATCGAAGGTTATAACAGCCGTTTGGATACAATTCAAGCCGCTGTACTCAGCGTTAAGCTTAAGCACCTTGAAAAATGGACCGAGCAGAGGATTGCCAATGCCGCCCTATACTCACAACTACTGCGGGATTGCCCTGATATTGTAGTACCATATGTGGCGCGTGATGCACGACACGTATACCACCTATACGTCGTCCGCTCCCCCAAGCGGGACGCACTAATGAGGAAACTGGCCGACAATGGTATCGCTTGCGGGGTGCACTACCCTATACCTTTGCATCTTCAGCCGGCGTACCGTTACCTCGGGTACAAACCGGGCGATTTTCCGCAGGCGGAGGCCGCCTGTGCGGAAATTTTCAGTCTGCCGATGTATCCGGAATTAACCAGCACCCAAATAGAATACATATGCGATACAATAAAACTGGTCTGA
- a CDS encoding glycosyltransferase family 4 protein, with amino-acid sequence MKVWLVTVGEPLPVDGEDVRLYRTGLMSKMMVDRGHEVLWWTSSFDHIAKKQRCDNDKKCIIQPGLDLFMLHAPSYQANISVDRLINHFGLGRKFCQLARHESKPDIILVSFPTLKLAWEVVKYANGNNIPVVVDVRDLWPDIFLDLLPSWGRWLGRLPLFPLYKWTKLACAGATGIAGVTPDFVEWGLKYAGRAIGPFDRDFPLGYSNRQPGAAQLLAAEQQWAAKGITSHKGIFDICFFGTFGNQLDIETVVEAAKILEQDDVRKFRFIICGMGDKFEYYKSMVTKTKNIIFPGWVSAPEIWWLMRSAKVGLAPYKSTPDYEMSIPNKIIEYLSAGLPIVTSLHGRTEKILVANSCGKVYTKGNPQDLATILREMYDNSSGLSAMAHSANKVFTEKFVAEKVYSDYIDHLEYILETCRAQADSNKQKRR; translated from the coding sequence GTGAAAGTATGGTTAGTAACGGTTGGCGAGCCGCTGCCTGTTGACGGCGAAGACGTTCGGTTGTACCGAACCGGGCTGATGTCTAAAATGATGGTTGACAGGGGTCACGAGGTACTATGGTGGACCTCTAGCTTTGATCATATCGCAAAAAAACAAAGATGTGATAATGATAAAAAATGCATAATCCAGCCAGGCTTGGACCTCTTTATGCTGCATGCTCCATCATATCAGGCTAATATTTCCGTAGATCGCCTGATAAATCACTTCGGTCTTGGACGTAAATTTTGTCAGCTGGCTAGACACGAAAGCAAACCTGACATAATCCTGGTGTCGTTTCCAACGTTAAAACTTGCGTGGGAAGTCGTGAAATATGCAAACGGGAACAACATACCGGTAGTTGTCGACGTCAGAGATCTCTGGCCGGATATATTTCTCGACCTGTTACCGTCTTGGGGACGGTGGTTGGGCCGCCTTCCGCTGTTTCCCTTGTATAAATGGACAAAACTAGCTTGTGCCGGAGCCACTGGTATAGCAGGTGTTACGCCCGATTTTGTCGAATGGGGGTTAAAATATGCGGGTAGAGCCATTGGCCCTTTCGACCGCGACTTTCCGCTCGGCTATAGTAATCGCCAACCTGGCGCTGCTCAACTCTTGGCGGCCGAACAACAGTGGGCCGCTAAAGGAATAACTTCTCACAAAGGCATCTTCGATATATGTTTTTTCGGCACGTTTGGTAATCAGTTAGATATAGAAACTGTGGTTGAGGCTGCCAAAATCCTTGAACAGGATGACGTCCGTAAATTTCGCTTTATTATCTGCGGGATGGGCGACAAATTTGAATACTATAAATCAATGGTCACGAAAACCAAGAACATTATATTTCCTGGATGGGTAAGTGCTCCGGAGATCTGGTGGCTGATGCGTTCTGCAAAGGTTGGACTTGCCCCATACAAGAGCACGCCCGATTATGAGATGTCTATCCCCAATAAAATTATAGAGTACTTGTCCGCAGGCCTTCCAATAGTTACTAGCCTGCACGGCAGAACTGAAAAAATCTTGGTTGCCAATAGTTGCGGTAAAGTATATACAAAAGGCAATCCGCAAGATTTGGCAACCATATTGCGTGAAATGTACGATAATTCGTCCGGCCTGTCGGCGATGGCTCATTCAGCTAATAAAGTTTTTACAGAGAAGTTTGTCGCAGAGAAGGTTTATTCTGACTATATCGACCATTTAGAATATATTCTGGAAACATGCCGAGCGCAAGCTGATAGTAATAAGCAGAAAAGGAGATAA
- a CDS encoding class I SAM-dependent methyltransferase produces the protein MPDFSTVTELAGDDVSQEQVERICHRYYWAGGYCTGKDVLEVACGSGQGLGYLAGKAKSMAAGDYEGKILSIANAHYGDRFELKQFDAQSMPYADSSKDIIILFEALYYIPSASKFATECRRILRPGGKVLIANANKDLYDFNPSPYTHEYHGVVELERLFAAQGFTVECFGHLPIGEVSLRQKVLRPVKKLAVTLGLMPKTAEGKKFLKRLVFGGLVKMPAEVTEGMFPYEEPPRLAPCVPDKEHKVIYCAATLSQK, from the coding sequence ATGCCCGATTTCTCAACCGTCACCGAATTGGCCGGTGACGATGTGTCCCAGGAACAAGTCGAAAGGATCTGCCATCGATACTATTGGGCCGGCGGCTACTGCACCGGCAAGGATGTGCTGGAAGTCGCCTGCGGCAGTGGCCAGGGGTTAGGGTATCTGGCCGGTAAGGCGAAAAGCATGGCAGCCGGGGACTATGAGGGGAAAATCCTCAGCATTGCCAATGCCCACTACGGCGACCGATTTGAGCTAAAACAGTTCGACGCACAGAGCATGCCTTACGCAGACAGCTCAAAAGATATCATCATTCTTTTCGAAGCGTTATACTACATACCATCGGCTTCTAAATTTGCGACCGAGTGCCGGCGGATACTGCGTCCCGGCGGCAAGGTGCTGATAGCCAACGCCAACAAGGACCTGTACGACTTCAATCCCAGCCCATACACTCACGAATACCACGGTGTAGTAGAACTCGAGCGGTTGTTTGCCGCCCAGGGATTTACCGTCGAATGCTTCGGGCACCTACCGATAGGCGAAGTATCGCTACGCCAGAAAGTGCTGCGGCCAGTGAAAAAACTTGCTGTCACCCTCGGTTTGATGCCGAAAACCGCAGAAGGGAAAAAATTCCTCAAAAGACTCGTTTTTGGCGGCCTTGTCAAAATGCCGGCCGAAGTCACTGAAGGCATGTTTCCGTATGAAGAGCCACCGCGACTTGCGCCCTGCGTGCCGGACAAAGAACACAAAGTAATTTACTGCGCGGCGACCTTGTCGCAAAAGTGA
- a CDS encoding sugar transferase, translating into MLKRLLDIIFSSFGLILLSPILLALAIAIKLDSPGPIFYRGVRVGRYGKPFRIFKFRSMVPNADKIGADSTSGSDMRVTKIGHIIRKFKFDEFSQLINVFLGDMSIVGPRPEVQKFVDMYTEEEKAILTLRPGITDWSSIKFHNEGDIIEASGIADADEAYGILIRPTKLKLQLKYVREHNLLIDIKIIVCTILTLISTRTGGGVVGVPEI; encoded by the coding sequence ATGCTCAAACGCCTTTTAGACATCATCTTTTCATCATTCGGCCTTATACTTCTTTCCCCCATCCTGCTCGCTCTCGCTATTGCCATCAAGCTCGATTCCCCCGGCCCCATATTTTACCGGGGCGTACGCGTCGGCCGCTACGGAAAACCGTTCCGCATCTTCAAATTCCGTAGCATGGTGCCCAACGCCGATAAAATAGGTGCCGATTCTACCAGCGGCAGCGATATGCGGGTAACTAAAATCGGTCACATTATCCGCAAATTCAAATTCGACGAATTCTCCCAGCTTATCAACGTCTTCCTCGGCGACATGAGCATCGTCGGTCCCCGTCCGGAAGTGCAGAAATTTGTTGATATGTACACCGAAGAAGAGAAAGCAATCCTGACGCTGCGTCCGGGCATTACCGACTGGTCGTCGATTAAGTTTCACAACGAAGGCGACATCATCGAAGCCTCGGGCATCGCTGACGCCGACGAAGCTTACGGCATTCTGATAAGGCCTACCAAACTAAAGCTACAGCTCAAATATGTCCGTGAGCACAATCTATTGATTGATATCAAAATAATTGTCTGTACGATCCTGACCTTGATCTCTACAAGGACTGGCGGCGGGGTAGTCGGGGTTCCCGAAATCTGA